A genomic stretch from Tenrec ecaudatus isolate mTenEca1 chromosome X, mTenEca1.hap1, whole genome shotgun sequence includes:
- the ITGB1BP2 gene encoding integrin beta-1-binding protein 2: protein MSLLCFNKGCGQHFDPNTNLPDSCCHHPGVPIFHDALKGWSCCQKRTVDFSEFLSIKGCTMGPHCAEKLPEAPQTEGPATSSSLQEQKPLNSNPKSTENLHQERPKSELPMKLLPLNISQALGMALEQKELDQEPRAGLDSSLFQTGSSCQNPGCDAVYQGPESDATPCIYHPGAPQFHEGMKSWSCCGIQTLDFGAFLVQPGCRVGRHDWGKQLPTSCRHDWYQTDSLVVVTVYGQIPLPAFNWVKASQTELHVYIVFNDNRVFQAQINLWGVINVEQSSVSLMPSRVEISLRKADPGSWAQLEHPSATAEKDRARVGLEMDKEESQDSDDDLSWTEEEEEEAMGE from the exons ATGTCTCTACTGTGCTTTAACAAAGGCTGTGGGCAACACTTTGACCCCAATACCAACCTTCCTG ATTCCTGTTGCCATCACCCTGGTGTCCCAATCTTCCATGATGCACTTAAG GGTTGGTCCTGCTGCCAGAAACGCACTGTAGATTTCTCTGAATTCTTAAGCATCAAG GGCTGTACTATGGGACCACATTGTGCTGAGAAGCTCCCTGAGGCCCCACAAACTGAAGGCCCTGCCACAAGCAGTTCACTTCAGGAGCAAAAACCTCTGAATtcaaatccaaagtcaacagagaATTTGCACCAGGAGAGGCCTAA ATCAGAGTTGCCTATGAAACTGCTGCCACTAAATATATCCCAAGCCCTGGGAATGGCATTGGAACAGAAGGAACTAGACCAGGAGCCTCGGGCAG GACTTGACAGTAGCCTGTTCCAGACTGGTTCCAGTTGCCAGAACCCAGGATGTGATGCT GTTTACCAAGGACCCGAGAGTGATGCTACACCATGTATCTACCACCCAGGAGCACCTCAATTCCATGAAGG GATGAAATCTTGGAGCTGTTGTGGCATCCAGACCCTGGACTTTGGGGCATTcctagtacagccaggatgcagaGTTGGTAGACATGACTGGGGCAAGCAG TTGCCAACATCTTGCCGCCATGATTGGTACCAGACAGATTCCTTAGTAGTGGTGACTGTGTATGGCCAGATTCCACTGCCTGCATTCAACTGGGTGAAGGCCAGTCAAACTGAG CTTCATGTCTACATTGTCTTTAATGATAACCGTGTGTTCCAAGCACAGATAAATCTGTGGGGG GTTATAAACGTGGAACAGAGCTCTGTCTCCTTGATGCCATCTCGGGTTGAAATCTCCCTGCGAAAGGCAGACCCAGGATCTTGGGCCCAGCTGGAGCACCCCAGTGCTACAGCTGAGAAGGATAGGGCTAGGGTTGGGTTAGAAATGGATAAGGAAGAATCTCAGGATTCAGATGATGATCTGAGCTggacagaggaggaagaggaggaagctaTGGGGGAATAG